GAGATGCGGGTCAGGCGGCTGTCGAGCACACGGCGTTCGACGGCGCCGGCGACCTCGCAGGCCAGTTCGGGCGAGAGGTCGGCTTCGACCTCCAGGGCCGTGGCGATCTTCACCTTGTCCCATTCGGCGATCTGGTCGTAGGTCTCGGTGCTGACCAGCAGGGCGATGTCGGTGGAGTTGCCGGCGCGGCGGACGGGCTTGCGGACCTGGAGGGACTGGCGCACGCGGGCCCGCTGGTCGCGGTAGAGGATGTAGGCCTTGGCGGTGCGGGCGTGGCCGGTCTCGATCAGGACCTTCTCGACGGTGTCCTGGATCTCCTCGATCGTGGGGGGGCTTCCGAGGAAATCGCGTTCCAGCAGCACGGCCACCATGGCCGCCAGTTCGTCGGCCAGGACGCGGTCGTCGCCGCCGACAGCCTGGGCGGCCTTGAAGATGGCGTTGGCGATCTTGCCGCGATCGAAGGGGACCATCCGGCCGTCGCGCTTCTTCACGTGCGTGATGCGGTTGCGATGGTTCTTCTCTTCCCGGGCCTCCAACTCGACCGACATATCCACTCCTCCCGTGTCGCCTGCGGCGTTGTCTGCGTTGTCCAACAAGGCTTCGGCCTCCGGCCGGCCGCCTACCGGGCGGGCCGGGGGCGCGGAGCGCGCCGACCACCGAGCACGGTGTCGGCCTCCTCCACGAAATCGGTTACGTCCGTGAACTCCCGGTAGACGGAGGCAAACCGGATGAAGGCCACGTGATCCAGTTCCTTGAGCAGGGCCATGACCCGTTCGCCGATGGCCCGGCTCGGCGCTTCGCCCTCGAAGCGCTCGTGCAGTTCGCGTTCCACGGCGTCGACAAGCTCCTCGATGCGCTCCCCCGGGATCGGCCGCTTGTAGCATGCCTTGTGGAGGCCGCTCAGGAGCTTGCGCCGCGAGAATTCCTCGCGCGTCCCGTCCTTCTTGACGACGCGCAGCACGCCCAGCTCGATGCGCTCATAGGTGGTGAAGCGCCGATGGCAGTCGTTGCACTCCCGGCGGCGCTTCACGTGCGTGCCGTCGGTGGCGGGGCGGGAGTTGACGACCCGATCGTTGTCCGTGTGGCAGTATGGACACCTCATGGCGCGTGCTCCCCGGACGGCTCCGCCCCAGCTAAGTCCCTGGTCGCCATGGTCTTAGGCCGTACCCCCTGGTAAGGCCGCATCGTGCTATATATTGAGCACCGGGGTATGATACCGCCCTACATGTAGCATGTCAAGGCGAATCCCGCCGGTTTCCTTAACTCCTTGCCTGGGCAGTGTTAGCGTCATGGCCCCGCCGCGCGGAGGCGGCCGGAAATCGGGCGGCATGCGCCACGGGCGGCGGGCCGTTGACTCGCCCGCCCGGGCGCGGGACAATGCCCGGGTTCCACATCCGAGAGCCGAAGGGCCAGACCATGCACGAAGACGAGCACGACATCCGCCCGGCCGCCGAGTTCGACCTCTCCGGGCTTGTGGACGCGGTTGTGGCGCGTCTGAGGCGGCGCGACCCCCTGCCGCTGGTCTGCCGGTGCCGGCTGCCCAGCGAGGAGACGGTCGTTGCGATCCTCGACCTGCTGGCCGAGGCGCTCTTCCCGGGCTACTTCGGCAACAAGGCCCTGGACGCCGCCAGCCTGCCGTTCCACGTCGGGGAGGCCGTCGCCACGGCGGGGGACCTGCTGGCGGTCGAGGTGGCCCGCTGCCTGGTCCACGAGTGGAAGGGCGCCCCGGAGGACGTGCGCGCCGATTG
The genomic region above belongs to Candidatus Brocadiaceae bacterium and contains:
- the nrdR gene encoding transcriptional repressor NrdR, coding for MRCPYCHTDNDRVVNSRPATDGTHVKRRRECNDCHRRFTTYERIELGVLRVVKKDGTREEFSRRKLLSGLHKACYKRPIPGERIEELVDAVERELHERFEGEAPSRAIGERVMALLKELDHVAFIRFASVYREFTDVTDFVEEADTVLGGRRAPRPRPAR